Proteins encoded together in one Hevea brasiliensis isolate MT/VB/25A 57/8 chromosome 16, ASM3005281v1, whole genome shotgun sequence window:
- the LOC110642373 gene encoding lignin-forming anionic peroxidase, producing the protein MASRLSFTFVALTILMITFSCIPCQAQLSSTFYDRTCPSALSTIKGAVSAAVSRERRMAASLIRLHFHDCFVQGCDGSVLLDDTSSMTGEKNSLNNANSLRGFDVIENVKSQVESRCPGIVSCADIVAIAARDASAAVAGPSWTVKLGRRDSLTASRDLADQNLPRFTNTLSELTSLFSSKNLNQRDLVALSGSHTIGQARCFSFRARVNSNASDIDPEFARTRRDDLPCPADGSGNANLAPLDVTTPNTFDNSYFRNLVNKKGLLQSDQVLFSGGSTDSIVNQYIRDSSIFRSDFAAAMVKMGDLSPLTGSQGEIRRVCNVVN; encoded by the exons atggctTCTCGCTTATCTTTTACTTTCGTAGCTCTCACAATACTGATGATAACCTTCTCATGCATCCCATGCCAAGCACAGCTTTCTTCAACCTTCTATGACAGGACGTGTCCTTCCGCACTAAGTACGATAAAGGGTGCTGTTAGTGCAGCTGTGTCGCGTGAGCGGAGAATGGCTGCTTCGCTCATTCGCCTTCATTTTCATGATTGCTTTGTTCAA GGTTGCGATGGCTCAGTCTTGCTGGACGATACGTCCTCAATGACTGGCGAGAAAAATTCACTCAACAATGCCAATTCTCTCAGAGGATTTGATGTCATTGAAAATGTTAAGTCTCAAGTAGAGAGTCGGTGCCCTGGAATTGTTTCATGTGCTGACATCGTTGCAATAGCTGCTCGCGATGCATCTGCTGCC GTTGCAGGACCATCATGGACAGTGAAGCTTGGAAGAAGAGACTCCCTCACTGCAAGCAGAGACCTAGCTGATCAGAACCTTCCTCGCTTTACAAATACTCTCAGCGAACTCACTTCCTTGTTCAGTAGCAAGAATCTAAATCAAAGAGATTTGGTTGCCCTTTCAG GATCACATACAATTGGCCAAGCAAGATGTTTCAGCTTCCGTGCAAGAGTTAACAGCAATGCAAGTGATATTGATCCTGAGTTTGCTAGGACTAGAAGAGATGATCTTCCATGCCCTGCTGACGGTTCTGGAAATGCAAACCTTGCACCACTTGATGTAACGACTCCCAATACTTTTGATAACAGCTACTTCAGGAATCTGGTTAATAAGAAGGGCCTTCTTCAATCAGATCAGGTGCTTTTCAGTGGTGGTTCTACAGACAGCATTGTCAATCAGTACATCAGAGATTCTTCCATCTTCAGGTCCGATTTTGCAGCTGCCATGGTAAAGATGGGAGATTTAAGCCCTCTGACTGGTTCTCAAGGGGAAATACGAAGGGTTTGCAATGTTGTTAACTGA